aattgttgaacatgattattttcaacttatttCAACATGGTATAACTGCATCAGctttcagaggataaattcaatttctcgTGTGTGGATTGTAGAATGAAAGTTTGATATgttgaagttataatttttatagataaaaatGGCTGGTGAAAAAGTGAATCTGGTGAATATAAAAAAGTGGAGTGATGAGGGGAAATTGTTGATTGATAAGTGTATGGAATGGGGGATTTTGAAGCGTGTTATAGTTTGTTCAGCTTGTGGTCGGGATGAATGTAAAATGACATTACGGAAGTGTAATTCTGAAACAGACGGCTATAAATGGTATTGCAATAATTACAGATctgagaacaagaagaaaaggaaaagatGTGGTTATTCTGTGAATCTTAGACGAGgaactttttttgaaaagtcAAAACTTCCGTTGTGGAAAATTATAGGTTTCATATATTTGTGGACAAAAAATGTAGCCGCAAAAGTGATCATTGATGAGTTGGGCATTTCAAATCGGACAGTTGTTGACTGGAGTTCATTCTGTCGGGAAGTGACTTTTGATTTTGCAGTagtgagaaagaaaaaaattggaggACCTGGAAGAAAAGTTCAAATTGATGAGAGtaaatttggaaagagaaaatataATCGGGGGCGGGCTGTTGAGGGTCAGTGGGTGTTTGGAGGCATCGATGAGCTTTCTGGAGAGGTTTTCATGGTGGCTGTTGAGAACCGGTCATCAGATACCCTGATACCTATTATCAAAGAGTACATCAAACCGGGCTCAACAATCGTGTCGGACTATTGGAAAGCTTATGATTGTTTGAAAGAAGAAGGCTTTGAGCACTTGAAAGTGAATCAcaaaatgaattttgttgaCCCACTTTCAGGTGCTCACACAAACAAGATCGAAGCTTCTTGGGGCGCGGCAAAGGCAACTTTGCCACGCTTCCACAGGAAGAAAGCTTTCTTTCCTGGCTATTTATCAAAGTATGTATTTATGAAATCATGCAAATTGAGGAAAGTTGACTGCTTTACTGAGTTCTGTAAGGAAGCAGGAAATTTATATGACCCTGCAAAGCCAAAAGATGGGGAAACCGATGATACTGATGAAACTGACGATTTGGATTTGGATGATATGAACTGATTAGTATAAGGTGAGCActattatattacattttttttatatatatatatatatatatatatatatatatatatatatatatatatatatatatattgatatattattatatgaatatataatattaatacactttttataatattgaatgcaggaattattttgaattagcctatattttttcattttattaggCTAGGATTGGTTGGATTGGATAAAAAATAGCTTAGGTTGGATTGAATTAGGTTTGGCTTTGCTTTTCTTGTTTGTTAGGTTAGGGTTTGATGAATTGAGTAAGAGTATTTTAAGttacaaggacgggaaggggccttttgcaggcgaggatgatgtttctagtcaagGCATTAGTCGATTACACTAAGGTTAGGGGATGCTTGAGTTAGAGAAAGCTTTGTTTAGAAAAAGCTTTGATAAGGGAAAAAcctaaggttaggagaagcttaggttggaGTAGCTAAAGTTAgggaaagctcaggttaggtGAAGATTAGATTGGGAAAAAAACTTAGATTAaaagaagctaaggttaggaaaagcttagattaggaaatgCTAAGGTTAGGAAGCGCTTAGATTGGGGAAAGATTGGTTTAGAAGAAACCAAGGTTgggaaaaacttaggttaggaataGCTTATGTTAGGAGAAGCTTGGATTAGGAAAAACGTAGTTTGGGAGAAAccaaggttaggaaaacttaggttaggaaagcttaggttaggagtagctaaggttaggaaaagctcaggttaggtaaagctcagattaggaaaaacttaggttgggagaagcttaggttaggagaagctaaggttaagagaagcttagattaggagaaGTTAAGGTGAGATAAAGCTTAGGTAGGGATTAGTAAGGTTgtgagaagctaaggttaggttaagttagattaggttaggttaggttagattaggttaggttaggttaggttagggtagattaggttaggttaggttggattaggttaggttggtttaggttaggttagggttAGGTTTGGTTAAGTTTGGGTTTGGttgggagaagctaaggttgggaaaggttaggttaggttgggttaggttatgGTTAGttttgggttaggttaggttgggagaagctaaggttgggaaaggttaggttaggtaggttgggttaggttagattaggttaggttgggttaggttaggttaggtttgggttagg
The sequence above is drawn from the Nilaparvata lugens isolate BPH chromosome 2, ASM1435652v1, whole genome shotgun sequence genome and encodes:
- the LOC120349882 gene encoding uncharacterized protein LOC120349882 encodes the protein MAGEKVNLVNIKKWSDEGKLLIDKCMEWGILKRVIVCSACGRDECKMTLRKCNSETDGYKWYCNNYRSENKKKRKRCGYSVNLRRGTFFEKSKLPLWKIIGFIYLWTKNVAAKVIIDELGISNRTVVDWSSFCREVTFDFAVVRKKKIGGPGRKVQIDESKFGKRKYNRGRAVEGQWVFGGIDELSGEVFMVAVENRSSDTLIPIIKEYIKPGSTIVSDYWKAYDCLKEEGFEHLKVNHKMNFVDPLSGAHTNKIEASWGAAKATLPRFHRKKAFFPGYLSKYVFMKSCKLRKVDCFTEFCKEAGNLYDPAKPKDGETDDTDETDDLDLDDMN